The region CAGTGGACCAATTGATGCCGATCGTCAACCTCGGCCATGACTTGATGTGGCAGGCGCACGGCAATTCCCAGTGGATCACCGTGGTGCTCATCGCCTCGGGCTGGATCCTGGCCACCACGGTCGCCGCCGGTATCACGAGGGGCCTGCGCCGGGAGTTGTAGCAGTAGATTGCCCCGATCTGCTCACGTCGTTCGGCGATCCGGTGAATATGCGTGCCACAAGGACTTCTTCGTGCTAGATCAAGCTGGCCGATTCCCAGCTCTTGCAGGAGGTCCGCGTGACATCCCAGCCCGGCCGTCTCGCCCAGCTCGGTTCCGCTCTCGCCGCGACGGCGGCGCTGCTCGCGCCCACCGCGCATGCGGCCGACGAGTTCGAATACGTCGCGATGGGCGACTCCGCGGCCGCCGGGCCGCTCACGCCGCACCCGGACCCGAACCTGCTTTGCTTCCGCTCCAGGGTGAACTACCCGCGGGTGGCCGCCGAGTTGCTCGGCGCCAAGCTGACCGATGTCACCTGCTCGGGCGCGGACATCTCGGACCTCAGCGGCAGGCAGCACGGGATCATGCCGCCGCAATACGACGCCCTCAGCGCCCGCACCGACCTGGTGACCATCACCATCGGCGGCAACGACGTCGACCTGGTGCCCGCGGCGGTTTCCTGCGTGAACCTGTTTCCGGAGCCGATCGGCTCGTCCTGCGCGGCCAAGTTCACCGCGGGTGGCAGGGACGAACTGGCGGAGCGGATCAGGGTGCTCGCGCCGCGCTTCGACGAGGTCCTCACCCAGATCAAGCGCAAGGCACCGAACGCCGAGATCATGGTCGTCGGCTACGGCACCTACGTCCGCCCGGGCGGTTGCTACCCGAGGCAACCGATGTGGGCCCGCGATGCGGACTACATCCAGTCCAACGTGGACAAATTGAGCGCGATGCTCGGTGCGCGGGCGAAGGCCCACGGCGCGGAGTTCGTCGACCTGGGCCCGGTGAGCAAGGGCCACGACGCTTGCGCGGCACCGGCGGACAAGTACTACGAGGGCATCCTCCCGACCTCGGTGGCGGCCCCGATGCACCCGAACGCCAAGGGCATGCGCGTCTTCGGGAAAGCCGTCGCTGAAGCGGTCGCCGAAGCCGCACCCTACTCGGCGTCCTGACCAACGTCGTTCTGCCGGGTTGTGCACCGAGCGGCCCCGTTCGGCCTGGGCCGTGCGGGATAGCGTCCTCGGTCCGTCCTACTGGACCGGGTTCTCACCGATGCGGATGGAGAAAATCTCCTGCGCCCGCGCGTTGCCCAGCTCGCGCGCGGCGGCCAGACCGCGCCGCGCCACCTCGGTCTGCGCGGCGAGATCACCGACGTGGTGGTGGAAGCGCTCCAGGCACAGCGCCAGCCGGCACGTACGTTCCTGCTGTCCGCGCGCCGACGCCAGCGCGAGCGCGTGGTGCAGGTTGGTCTCCTCGGCACGGAACCAGCTCAGTGCCGCCTGCGCCGTTGCCAGTTCGGGGAACTCGGCGGGTGGGTGCGCGACCCGCATTCTGGGCCGCCATCCCGAATCCGTGACGAACCGCAGAGCACGGTCCGCAGTGTGCAGGTAGTAGTCGAGCAGCCGGTTGATCGCGGCGTCCCGTTCGGCTGCGGGCTCCTCCGGCGCGACCGCGGCGGTGTAGAGCCGGACTAAATCGGCCCTCCCGTAGCGGCTGGCTCCAGTCTCGTGCAACAGGTGGAGCGCCACCAGGCTCTCCAACCGGCCCTGGTTCTCCCGGACCGTGGCGCCCGCTAGCGCGGCGGCGGCGAAGCAGTCGATGTCGGTGCCGGGGTGCTCGCCCAGCAGCCGGAACAGCCGGGCCGACGCCGCGTCGAGCCGCTCGTAACTCCGGGTCAGCGCGGTGCGGATGCCCGTGCCGGAATCCGGCAGCGAAAGCCTGGACAGCCGGTGGTGCTCGTCGGAAAGGGTGTCGACCAACGACCGGACCGTGCTGCGCGGATGACTGGCGGCGCGGGCGGCGGCAATCCGCAGTGCCAGCGGCAGCCGATCGCACAGCTCCGCCAGCTCCGCCGCCGCCTCCGGCTCGGCGGAGACCCGATCGGCGCCGAGGGCCAGCCTGAGCACGGTGACCGCCGCATCCTGGCTCAATGCCGAGACCGGCACCCGGACCGCGCCTTCGGTGGCCGCCAGGTCGTCTAGCCGGCTCCGGCTCGACACCAGCACAGCGCAGCCGGAGGTGCCGGGCAGCAGCGGGCGGACCTGCGTCGCAGAGCGCGCGTTGTCGAGGACCACCAGCACCTTGCGGCCGGCCAGCACCGAGCGGTACAACGCGGCGCGTTCGTTGAGGTCGTCGGGAACCTGCGCGTCGGGCACACCGAGCGCGCGGAGGAATCCACCGAGCGCCTGGCCCGGCTCCACCGGCTCCGCCTCGTCGAAGCCCCGGAGGTCGAGGAACAGGTGCCCATCCCGGAAATCCGCGCACACCCGGTTCGCCCAGCGCAGCGCGAGTGCGGTCTTGCCGGCGCCTGCGGGCCCGGTGAGGATCGCGATCGCGCCGTCGCGGGTTTTGTCCAACTGCGCAAGTTCGGCGTCGCGTCCGACGAAACCCCTGTTCTCCCTGGGCAGTTGCGAGGGAACAGCGGCTGGTTTCGGTTCGTCCGCTGCGTTGAGCACGATGTGGAAGGCCCGCTGCAAACCGGCCCCTGGGTCGACGCCCAACTCGTCGGCGAGGCGGGTTCGCGTGTCGTGGTAGACCTCGAGCGCCTCGGCCTGCCGATCCGCCTGGTGCAGGCTTAGCACCAGAAGTTCCACCAGAGGTTCCCGCAGCGGCTGCATCTTGACGGCCTCCTGGAGCAGGCCGATCCCCTCAGCGGCGTGGCCGAGTCGGTGCAGCCGCCGGGCCAGTTCGTGCACCGTGGTGACCACCGACTCGGCCAGCCAGGCCGATGCCTCGCGGCGCAGCCGCTCCGCCGGGACGTCGGCCAGGGGCGGACCGCGGCGCAGAGCCAGCGCGGCGCGCAGTAGCTCGACCGCGTCGGCGTCGGAGGCGTTCCTGGCTTCGGCGACCAGATCCTCGAACCTCGTCACGTCGAGCAGCGTGCGGTCCGCGAGCAACTGATAGCCGGGAGAACGTGTGACGATTTCCACGCCGTCGCCGAGAACCTTTCGCAGCTGGGCAACGTGGCCCTGCAGCGCGGCTTTTGCTTTGGGCGGTGGCTGGCCGTCCCACACGACGTCGATCAGCCGGTCCACGGAAACGATCTGATTAAGTTTGAGGGCCAACGAGGCCAATACGCTACGCCGTTTGGCGGCACCAATCCTTGCGATGCTTCCGTCTGCCCGCAGCAATTCCACGGATCCAAGCAATCGAATCCGCATCGGCGCCCCGCCATCCGGAAGAAACATCCTACTTGCCTTCATCGAGAAAAGCCGTCGGGTGAGTAGGTGAGCGCGCCCGCTGCCCCTAGGGGTTGGTGCGGCGTTGGGGTAGCGTTGGCGGCGGGTGTGATCATATCCGGCGTAATGCTTGTGTCTGGGGGATTTCATGAACAATGCTGAACCGGAGCAAGCGTCGCGCGCGCTCGCCCGCTCCGTCGCTGCGGTCAGTTCCCTGCGCCATGCAGTGGAATCGCGCAACCTTGGGTTGGATCCGGAAACAGGCGGGCAGATCCGCGCCGCACTGGAGGATCATCTGACCACAGTGGACGGATGGCTGTCCAGGGCCGGGGACCTCGCCCGGCACGCGCCGCTCGGGCAGAACCCGGTCGGCACGGCGATGGCGGCGAAGTTCGCCAACCGGGCGGACGGCGACGAGACCTCCTTCACCGAAGTGCTGAACCGCTACCGAGAGGTCCTTGAGTCGGCGCGCGACGCCATCAACGACGCGATGCGCACGTACCGGGAGACCGACGAGCGCGCGGCGGACTCCCTCCGGAAGATCACGTGATGGGACCGGGTGTCGCCGGACGCGCCGATCCGCAGTCGAGGGGAAGAGGCCGAACATGACCCAGGGAACAGCTGGTCCTGATGCTGACTTCGTGCTGACCGAGACGCAGAACTGGGCCTCGCGCAGCCATCGCGAGCTCTACGACGCGGTGCACACCGAAAACGAACCCGGCCGGGTGGGGCAGCTGGCCGACGAGTGGAACAAGCTGAGCCGTGAGTTCGGCGATGCCGCCCAGCTGATGGCGGAGCGGCTGCGGGCCACCGAGACGGGGTGGCAGGGCCGGGCCGCCGACTCGGCTCGGGCGGCGATCCACCAGTTGGCCGAGTGGAACTCGGACGCCGGGACGACCGCGGGTGCGCTTGCCGAACGGATCTCGACGCAGGGCCGGGTCATGGAGGCCGCGAAGGCCGAGATGCCCGAACCGCTCGAGGGTGCCCAACAGTCGCTCAATCTCGTGGCGGCCGTGACCTTCGCCTCCGGAAACCTGCAAGCCTTCGCCAAGGCCTGCTCTGACATGAAGGTCGTCCAGGAGCGGGCAACCGCCGCCCACCAGCAGGCGGTCGAAGTGATGACGCGGATGGAGGACCGGTCCCGCACCATCGACGGCGACACTCCGCGGTTCACGCCCCCGCCGAACCCAGTGCAGACCCGGACGTCGCCCATGCTCAGAGGCACGCCCAGAACCACGCCGGGCATTCCTTTGTCGCCGCGGCACGAGGGGACCACCCCGGCTGCCGCGCCGGAATCAGGGGGCAGCGTTTCGGAACCCCAGCGGTTGGACCCGAGGGTGAATGCCGATCACGCACCGTCGGCCGGACAACCGGCCGCGGTTTCCCCCTCTGGGTGGTCCGGTGGCGATCAGACAGGTCCGGGCGGCACCGGTTCGCCGGATGCGCCGCCGCGGACGTTCGCGGCACCAGATCCGACCGTCGCTGACTCACCTTCCGTGCGTACCCGCCACGGCGGGCCGCAGCCCGCGGATTGCCCGCCCAGCAATACGTCACCCCAAAGCACTACTCCCTCCTCCGTCCCGAATATCCAGCCGTCCCACATTGGCGACGACAGGATGCAGCCGCTGCGGCCGTACCAGGTGCCAGACGGCGTCCCCGTCGGCGGACCGGGCGGGAGTCCGCCCAGTCAGCCCTTTATTGTTGGGACGCGCACAAGTTGGCGGGGCCAGGTCCCGCAAATCCCGCCAACCGGCGGACCGGGCGGCGACAGCCCGTCCCGCCCGGGCATTGGCGGTGGTTCCGGTCCGGGCGCTGGCGGTGGTCCCGGCGCGTCGCGCCCGGGCATCGGCGGTGGTCCCGGCGCGTCGCGCCCGGGCATCGGCGGTGGTTCCGGCGTGTCCGGCTCGGGCTTTGGCGGTGGTTCCGGATCTGGTGGTGCCGGCTCGCGCGGCGGCCCTGCTGGGCTGGGCGGTTCTGCTGGCCCCGGCGGCTCGTCCGGCGTGGGCCCCGGCGGCGCGTCGGGTACCGGCCGCGGCGGCGAGGGCGCATTCGGCGGTCGCGGATCGGCCGGAGGCCCCGGTCAGGCCGGAATGGCGGGCGGCGGCGGGATGTCGCAGGGCGGGGCGCAGCGCGGCCGCAGCGGCGAGGAAGACAAGGAACGCACCAGCAAGTACGTCGAGGGCGGGCCGATCGTGGAGGTCCCGGGCGCCGAGTTGCCGCCGCCGGTGATCGGCGAAGGCAAGCGGAAGAAGCAGGACCAGGGATGACCATGACAACCAGGCCGGACTTCGTGTTGTCCGCCGCCGAGTTCGACCTCATCTACGGCGCACTCGGGCTGGGGCGCGTTCCGTTCCCGCTGGAGGTGCCCAGCCTCGGGGCGACGATGGAGCAGCGCTCCGAACTCGCCGCCGAGGCGTTCCGGGCGGTGGCCGATCGCGGCCTCGCGGAGGGGGACCGGCTCGATTCCAGGTTGGCGGAGCTGCTCCGGTTGCTCGGGGATCACCTCACCTCGGTGGACGTGGTAGGTCACATCGAGCAGCCGGTGCGGGCCCTGGCGGCCGTCGACAAGCGTGCCGGCGTGCTCGCGCAGCTGGTGGCCGACGAGCTGTGGTTCACCGAAATTCGCCCCACGGCGCTGGCTACGTCGGTCGTTGGCGTACTGCCGCCCAACGAACCCGGGCCGTTGCGGGCGATTTCGCTGCCCTACGAACTGCTGGCGAACGCGCTCGACGAGGACGACGAGGACCCCTTCGGCGGCGACCTCGACGACGAGATGGCGCTGACCAGGGCGGGGCTGTCCGCCCAGGACGCCGCGACGCTGACCGAGCTGGCGAACACCCGCCAAGCTGGCGGGCAGTTCGGCGTCTCACACCGGTCCACCCGGGCGTCGACGCTGGTCAACTGGTTCGACACCCACCAGGGCCGGTACCTGATGGTCAGCGCGGACTCCTGGCTCAGCATCGCGCCGGCCGACAACCAGCGCATCGAGCGCCGCCTTGACGACGTCGTCTCCGCAGCGAACTGACCACCCCAGGGGGAACGCCATGACTTTCGAGGTCCACGTCGAGGAACTGACCGCCCACGCGAGCCATCTGGACGGCCTGACCGACCGGTTGGCTACCGCGGTCTCGGCCGCCGAGACCGTGAGCATGTCCGACGAGGCGTACGGACTGCTGTGCTCGTTCCTGCCGCCGATCGTCAACCCGATGGAGGAGGAGGGGATGAACGCGCTGCGGGCCGCGCAGGAGGGCGTCAGCACCACTGCGGACAACGTGCGAAAAACAGCCGAGCAGTACTCGGAAACCGACGACGGGAGCGCGCAGTCGCTCGGCCAGTTGCGCGAGGCGGTCCAAGTGCGCGGCGACGCGGTCGCGTTGCGCGGGGTGCCGCCCGTCGGCCCTGCGGGCGGAGGGATGACCGGGTTTCGCCGTGGGACTGCTGCTCCGGAATCCGAGTAAGCCACGCCAACTCGAAGCGAGGCGCTGGCACCGGTGCGCGACGGGTCCAGGGCAGATCACCAAGCTTAGTTCGATGGAGGTAACGCAATGCCGGGCGAAAACCAAGGCGGGTTCGCCGCGATCGGGGCGGATCCCGACGAGGCCGAGCGGCGGATCCAGCAGTGGGCGCAGGGGTTCGCCGACAAGGCCCGGCGGTACCAGGAGGTGCAGGAGCAGACCGATCAGCTGCGGCTGACCGCGGCCAGTCCGGATGGTCGCATCAAGGTGACCGTCCGCGCCGATGGCAGCGTGACGGACCTGGCGTTCACGGACAAGGTCCGCTCAATGGCGCCGGCCGAGCTCGCCACGCAGATCCTGGCCACCATGCACCGGGCGCAGTCCGACATCGCGAGCCGGGTCGGCGAGACGATGGCCGCGCACCTCGGCGACGAGGACCAGCAAACGCGCTCGATGATGCTGGACAACCTGCGCGAGCGGTTTCCCGAGCAGCCGACGGAGCCCGAATCGTCGGCGGAGTCCTCGGAGTGGGGCCTCCAGGAGGACGAGGTCGAGGACGATGGGCAGAAGGCTCCGAAACCGCCGCCGACGGCTCCTCCCGCGCCGCCCACGGCGCGTCCTGCGCCGCCCACCGCGCGTCCCGCGCAGCCGAGGCGGCCCCGGTTCGAAGACGAGGACGACGACTTCGGTCCCGACTTCGACCCCCTGCGGGACTGACCCCCACCCCTGACTTTCCGCCCTGACTCCCCGTACTGGACACCTGGCCCTTGGAGTGTGTCGTGACGAATCCGTTGGTGGCGCAGCGCGAGGATTCGACCCAGTCGTTCACCGGTGTACCGATCCTGGAGTCGGTCAACGACACTTCGCAGGCGATCGCGTCCGGGGACTGGGCCGCGGGCGTCCTCGGGGCGGTGGGCACTGGCCTGGACGCGCTCGGCATGGCGATGGACCCGTTCGGATCGATCATCTCCGCGGGCGTGGGTTGGTTGATGGAGCACGTCGGCCCGTTGTCGGACGCGCTGGACGCGTTGACCGGTGATCCGGACGAGATCAAGGCGCATTCCGAGACCTGGAAGAACATCTCGACGGAGCTGGGCGACATCGGCACCGAGATGACCAACCTGGTGCGGAACGACACGGCGGGCTGGATCGGCGCGGCCGGTGACGCCTACCGGGCGCGGAGCGAGGACACCGCCAACCTGATCGCGGCAGCGAAGAGCGCGGCCGACGGTGCGTCGAGCGGTATCGCTACGGCCGGCGAGGTCGTCGCCTCGGTGCGGAGCCTGGTGCGTGACATCATCGCCGAACTCGTCGGCCACCTGGTGAGCTGGGCGTTGCAGGTAATAGCGACGTTGGGCATCGGGCTGACCTGGGTGGTACCGCAGGTGGTCGCCGAGGTCGCCAAGGTCGTGTCCAAGATCGCCGACATCACGACGAAACTCGTGAAGGCGCTCAAGGCGCTCTCGCCGATGCTGAAGAAGCTCGCGGATTCCTTCGGCGACGCGGGCAAGGCGCTGAAGAAGATCAAGGCCGACGGTTCGTCCGCCCCGCCGCCGAAAGGCCCGGCGTCGACCAAGCCGGCTTCCAACAGCGGCCCGCCACCGAGGTCCGCGCCCGATAACGGTCCGGCGTCGACAAATCCGGCTTCCGCCGACGGTCCGCCGACGCGGTCCGCACCGGACAATGGCCCGGCGTCGACAAATCCGGCTTCCGACAGTGGCCCGCCACCGAGGCCCGCGCCCAATAGCGGCCCGCCACCGAGGTCCGCGCCCGACAGCGGCCCGACGCCGAGGTCGGGCCCCCCTTCCCCGAACGTGCCGAAGGGTCCCAAGCCGAAGGGCCCCAAGCCGAATGGTCCGAAGCCGGCCAGCACCCAACCCAACTCCCTCCGGGGACAGAACGCCAACCCCCGCTCCCCGAAGAACGTGCGGTGCGAGAAGGACCCGATCGACGTCTCCACGGGCCAGATGGTGCTGGCTCAGACCGATGCGGAGTTCTTCGCCGCGCTCCCCTTCGTCTTCGAGCGGACCCACTTCTCCTCGTACCGGACGGGCAAGTGGTTCGGGCCCAGCTGGGTGTCCACTCTGGACCAGCGTTTGGAGGCCGACGCCGATGGCGTGAGCTTCGCCGCCGCCGACGGCACGCTCCAGCACTATCCGCACCCGGCACCCGGTGCTTGGGTCACCAGCGATCGGGGCTCGCAGCAGCGTCTCGGGCGCGCGGACGACGGCAGGTACGTGCTCCTGGGCGGGGAACGCACGCTGGTCTTCAACCCCTTGCTCGCGCTGGAGTCGATCAGCGACCGCAACGGAAACCGGATCGAGTTCGTCCACGATGAGTCCGGAACTCCCCTGGAAATCCGGCACAGCGGTGAGTACCGGATCCGGGTCGAGACGACCGATGGCCTGGTGACCGCGCTGCACTCGACCGGGATCGAGGGTGGTGACGTGGAACTGATGCGCTACCGCTATGAGGGCGACCGGCTCACCGAGGTGATCAACGCCTCCGGCCGGCCGCTGCGGTTCGACTACGACCAGGCGGGCCGCATCGCCGGGTGGACCGACCGCAATGGCGAGTGGTACCGCTACACCTACGACCATCTGGGGCGTTGCGTCCGCACCGAGGGCTCCGGCGGTTTCCTGACCGGGACTATGGAGTACGACGCGGAGAACCGGATCACCTGGTCCACGGACTCGCTCGGGCACCGGACCACCTTCCATATGAACGAAGCCGGTCAGGTGATCAAGGAAGTCGATCCGCTGGGCAACGCGGTCGTCTCCGAGTGGGACGCCGCCGACCGGCTGCTGCGGCGCACCGACGCGCTGGGCCGCACTATTCGAAACGACTACGCCGCCGACGGAAACCTACTCGCGATCACCAGGCCGGACGGGACCCAACTCCGTTGCGAGTACGACGACTCCGGTCGGCCGGTCGCGTACATCGAAGCCGACGGCACGGTCTCGCGCTGCGAGTACGACGAGCGTGGCAACCTCGCCGCTGAAACCGATGCGGCCGGAGCGACAACCCGTTACTCCTACGACGAGCGCGGCAACATCACCGGTATCACCGATGCGCTCGGCAACACGTCGCGGATCGACCGGAACGCGGCCGGGTTGATCGTGGCGGTCACCGACCCGAAGGGCGCGACCACCAGGTACGAGCACGACCGCTTCGGTCGGCTGACCACCGTCGTCTACCCGATCGGCGGCGTGCGGCGGTTCGGGTGGACCGTGGGCGGCGAACTCGCCTGGGCGCAGCAACCGGACGGCACGACCGAACGGCGCGTCTACGACGGCGAGGGCAACCTGCGGGAGAACACCGACGAGCTCGGCGCGACGACCCGAACGGAGCTGACCCACTTCGACCTGGTGTCCGCCGAAGTTCGCCCGGACGGCACCCGCCTGGAATACGGCTATGACACCGAAATGCGGCTTACCAGCGTCACCAACGAGCTCGGGCAGGTGTGGCGCTACGAGTACGACGCGGCCGGAAACCTGGTGCGGGAAACCGACTTCAACGGCGTCACGGTCACCTACCGCGTCGATGCGGCCGGACAGCTCGTCGAGCGGATCAACGGGGTCGGGGCGGTCACGCGGTTCGGCTACGACCTGCTGGGAAACGTGGTCCAGCGCAGCAACGGGGAGGTCACGGCGACGTTCGCCTACAGCGAGACCGGGCAGCTGCTCGAAGCCGCGGACGGCGCGACTCGGGTGACGTTCCAGCGCGACCCGCTGGGGCGCGTGGTCGCGGAGACGATCAACGGCCGCACCGTCAGGTCCGCCTTCGACCCGCTGGGCAGGCGAGTGCGGCGCTGGACGCCTTCCGGTGCGGAAAGCGCTTGGGAATTCGACGCCAACGATCAGCCGGTCGCGCTGCACACCGCCGGGCGGACGATGCGCTTCGAACGCGACCCGCTCGGCCGTGAGGTTCGGCTCAGCCTGGCTTCCGGCCTGCTAGTCGACCAGGCGTGGACGCCGATGGATCAGCTGCGGTCGCAGACGGTGGTCGCCCCCAGCGGGCGGCCGGTGCAACAGCGTTCTTACGCCTACCGGGCGGACGGGGTGCTCACCGGGCTACAGGACCAGCTCACCGGGCCCCGCAGCTACGCGATGGACCAAACAGGCCGGGTCACCGCCGTCCAAGGCGCGGGCTGGACGGAGCGCTACGCCTACGATCCCGCCGGCAACCTGTCCCTGGCCGACTGGCCGACCCGCACCGACGGGGACCAGCTCGGGGAGCGTTCGTACCGCGGCATCGCGGTCCAGAGCGCGGGTCACACGCGGTACGAGCACGATGCCCAGGGCCGACTCGTCCTCCGGCAACGCCCGTCGGGAACCTGGCGCTACTTCTGGGATTCGGAAGATCGCCTGGTCGGCGTGCTGCGGCCGGATGGGTCGCGGTGGCAGTACCGCTACGACCCGTTCGGCCGCCGCATCGCCAAGGAGCGGCTCGGTCCCGACGGCACGACCGTCACGGAGCGGGTCGACTTCACCTGGGACGGACAGGAGCTCGTCGAACAGGCGCGGTTCGACGCGTCCGCGCAGCAGGGCCGCGTGCTGGTCTGGGACTACGAGCCGGGCACCTTCCGACCCCTGGCCCAGCGCGAACGGCTACGGCGCAGCCCGCAGGAGTGGGTCGACGAACGGTTCCACGTCATCGTGTCCGACCTGCTCGGCACGCCGACCGAGCTCGTCGACGACCAGGGCGGCATCGCCTGGGTGCACCGAACCTCGTTGTGGGGCAACGCTTTCCACGACGGCGGAGCTACCGAGACCGGCGGGACGCCGCTGCGCTTCCCCGGGCAGTACTTCGACGCGGAAACCGGCCTGCACTACAACTTCCACCGGTACTACGACCCGGCGACCGCTCGGTACCTCAGCCCCGACCCCATTGGCTTGGAAGCGGGCCCCAACAACTATGCCTACGTGACCA is a window of Saccharopolyspora phatthalungensis DNA encoding:
- a CDS encoding SGNH/GDSL hydrolase family protein; the protein is MTSQPGRLAQLGSALAATAALLAPTAHAADEFEYVAMGDSAAAGPLTPHPDPNLLCFRSRVNYPRVAAELLGAKLTDVTCSGADISDLSGRQHGIMPPQYDALSARTDLVTITIGGNDVDLVPAAVSCVNLFPEPIGSSCAAKFTAGGRDELAERIRVLAPRFDEVLTQIKRKAPNAEIMVVGYGTYVRPGGCYPRQPMWARDADYIQSNVDKLSAMLGARAKAHGAEFVDLGPVSKGHDACAAPADKYYEGILPTSVAAPMHPNAKGMRVFGKAVAEAVAEAAPYSAS
- a CDS encoding BTAD domain-containing putative transcriptional regulator; amino-acid sequence: MKSPRHKHYAGYDHTRRQRYPNAAPTPRGSGRAHLLTRRLFSMKASRMFLPDGGAPMRIRLLGSVELLRADGSIARIGAAKRRSVLASLALKLNQIVSVDRLIDVVWDGQPPPKAKAALQGHVAQLRKVLGDGVEIVTRSPGYQLLADRTLLDVTRFEDLVAEARNASDADAVELLRAALALRRGPPLADVPAERLRREASAWLAESVVTTVHELARRLHRLGHAAEGIGLLQEAVKMQPLREPLVELLVLSLHQADRQAEALEVYHDTRTRLADELGVDPGAGLQRAFHIVLNAADEPKPAAVPSQLPRENRGFVGRDAELAQLDKTRDGAIAILTGPAGAGKTALALRWANRVCADFRDGHLFLDLRGFDEAEPVEPGQALGGFLRALGVPDAQVPDDLNERAALYRSVLAGRKVLVVLDNARSATQVRPLLPGTSGCAVLVSSRSRLDDLAATEGAVRVPVSALSQDAAVTVLRLALGADRVSAEPEAAAELAELCDRLPLALRIAAARAASHPRSTVRSLVDTLSDEHHRLSRLSLPDSGTGIRTALTRSYERLDAASARLFRLLGEHPGTDIDCFAAAALAGATVRENQGRLESLVALHLLHETGASRYGRADLVRLYTAAVAPEEPAAERDAAINRLLDYYLHTADRALRFVTDSGWRPRMRVAHPPAEFPELATAQAALSWFRAEETNLHHALALASARGQQERTCRLALCLERFHHHVGDLAAQTEVARRGLAAARELGNARAQEIFSIRIGENPVQ
- a CDS encoding PPE domain-containing protein; the encoded protein is MTQGTAGPDADFVLTETQNWASRSHRELYDAVHTENEPGRVGQLADEWNKLSREFGDAAQLMAERLRATETGWQGRAADSARAAIHQLAEWNSDAGTTAGALAERISTQGRVMEAAKAEMPEPLEGAQQSLNLVAAVTFASGNLQAFAKACSDMKVVQERATAAHQQAVEVMTRMEDRSRTIDGDTPRFTPPPNPVQTRTSPMLRGTPRTTPGIPLSPRHEGTTPAAAPESGGSVSEPQRLDPRVNADHAPSAGQPAAVSPSGWSGGDQTGPGGTGSPDAPPRTFAAPDPTVADSPSVRTRHGGPQPADCPPSNTSPQSTTPSSVPNIQPSHIGDDRMQPLRPYQVPDGVPVGGPGGSPPSQPFIVGTRTSWRGQVPQIPPTGGPGGDSPSRPGIGGGSGPGAGGGPGASRPGIGGGPGASRPGIGGGSGVSGSGFGGGSGSGGAGSRGGPAGLGGSAGPGGSSGVGPGGASGTGRGGEGAFGGRGSAGGPGQAGMAGGGGMSQGGAQRGRSGEEDKERTSKYVEGGPIVEVPGAELPPPVIGEGKRKKQDQG
- a CDS encoding ESX secretion-associated protein EspG translates to MTTRPDFVLSAAEFDLIYGALGLGRVPFPLEVPSLGATMEQRSELAAEAFRAVADRGLAEGDRLDSRLAELLRLLGDHLTSVDVVGHIEQPVRALAAVDKRAGVLAQLVADELWFTEIRPTALATSVVGVLPPNEPGPLRAISLPYELLANALDEDDEDPFGGDLDDEMALTRAGLSAQDAATLTELANTRQAGGQFGVSHRSTRASTLVNWFDTHQGRYLMVSADSWLSIAPADNQRIERRLDDVVSAAN
- a CDS encoding type VII secretion target; this encodes MTFEVHVEELTAHASHLDGLTDRLATAVSAAETVSMSDEAYGLLCSFLPPIVNPMEEEGMNALRAAQEGVSTTADNVRKTAEQYSETDDGSAQSLGQLREAVQVRGDAVALRGVPPVGPAGGGMTGFRRGTAAPESE
- a CDS encoding YbaB/EbfC family nucleoid-associated protein translates to MPGENQGGFAAIGADPDEAERRIQQWAQGFADKARRYQEVQEQTDQLRLTAASPDGRIKVTVRADGSVTDLAFTDKVRSMAPAELATQILATMHRAQSDIASRVGETMAAHLGDEDQQTRSMMLDNLRERFPEQPTEPESSAESSEWGLQEDEVEDDGQKAPKPPPTAPPAPPTARPAPPTARPAQPRRPRFEDEDDDFGPDFDPLRD
- a CDS encoding RHS repeat-associated core domain-containing protein codes for the protein MTNPLVAQREDSTQSFTGVPILESVNDTSQAIASGDWAAGVLGAVGTGLDALGMAMDPFGSIISAGVGWLMEHVGPLSDALDALTGDPDEIKAHSETWKNISTELGDIGTEMTNLVRNDTAGWIGAAGDAYRARSEDTANLIAAAKSAADGASSGIATAGEVVASVRSLVRDIIAELVGHLVSWALQVIATLGIGLTWVVPQVVAEVAKVVSKIADITTKLVKALKALSPMLKKLADSFGDAGKALKKIKADGSSAPPPKGPASTKPASNSGPPPRSAPDNGPASTNPASADGPPTRSAPDNGPASTNPASDSGPPPRPAPNSGPPPRSAPDSGPTPRSGPPSPNVPKGPKPKGPKPNGPKPASTQPNSLRGQNANPRSPKNVRCEKDPIDVSTGQMVLAQTDAEFFAALPFVFERTHFSSYRTGKWFGPSWVSTLDQRLEADADGVSFAAADGTLQHYPHPAPGAWVTSDRGSQQRLGRADDGRYVLLGGERTLVFNPLLALESISDRNGNRIEFVHDESGTPLEIRHSGEYRIRVETTDGLVTALHSTGIEGGDVELMRYRYEGDRLTEVINASGRPLRFDYDQAGRIAGWTDRNGEWYRYTYDHLGRCVRTEGSGGFLTGTMEYDAENRITWSTDSLGHRTTFHMNEAGQVIKEVDPLGNAVVSEWDAADRLLRRTDALGRTIRNDYAADGNLLAITRPDGTQLRCEYDDSGRPVAYIEADGTVSRCEYDERGNLAAETDAAGATTRYSYDERGNITGITDALGNTSRIDRNAAGLIVAVTDPKGATTRYEHDRFGRLTTVVYPIGGVRRFGWTVGGELAWAQQPDGTTERRVYDGEGNLRENTDELGATTRTELTHFDLVSAEVRPDGTRLEYGYDTEMRLTSVTNELGQVWRYEYDAAGNLVRETDFNGVTVTYRVDAAGQLVERINGVGAVTRFGYDLLGNVVQRSNGEVTATFAYSETGQLLEAADGATRVTFQRDPLGRVVAETINGRTVRSAFDPLGRRVRRWTPSGAESAWEFDANDQPVALHTAGRTMRFERDPLGREVRLSLASGLLVDQAWTPMDQLRSQTVVAPSGRPVQQRSYAYRADGVLTGLQDQLTGPRSYAMDQTGRVTAVQGAGWTERYAYDPAGNLSLADWPTRTDGDQLGERSYRGIAVQSAGHTRYEHDAQGRLVLRQRPSGTWRYFWDSEDRLVGVLRPDGSRWQYRYDPFGRRIAKERLGPDGTTVTERVDFTWDGQELVEQARFDASAQQGRVLVWDYEPGTFRPLAQRERLRRSPQEWVDERFHVIVSDLLGTPTELVDDQGGIAWVHRTSLWGNAFHDGGATETGGTPLRFPGQYFDAETGLHYNFHRYYDPATARYLSPDPIGLEAGPNNYAYVTNPHAWSDPLGLAPCNGKGWNSTEQFQDYVNKKADRQRKKDNAKNAIEKVANQFRRNNTGVAVHILQGENHGGTANGLHAYTGGALPHDVNVVNTTGNPNKVHQIDYTRIGANNTKQSTMYPANWTQDQVLAHIASSHPAKFLGPDYHQYFGKSSPNQVLDYLHGDMKPIRVDSPGNTAYPVRPGRR